The following nucleotide sequence is from Achromobacter spanius.
GCATCTGCCACTGGCTGGGGACCTGCGATTCCCCGGTGCGTGTGCTTCAGGTGTTCCGGGGTGCGGCTAAGTCAACCATCTACGCCGTATACAAGGCGTGGCAGCTTTACTGCGATGGCACGTGGGTGTCACTCATCTGGGCAGCCGACGGGCCTCTGGCCAAGAAGCTGACGCGCGACACTATCAACGTGCTGCGCCGGCATCCGCTGTGCGGCGGCATGCTGCCCACCAAACCCGGCTCGCAGATGTTCTGGGTGTCCGGAGCCAACGACCCGCGCAACGCCAGCATGACCGCCGTGGGCGTAAATCAGAACGTCACCAGTGCCCGGGCGCGCGATATCGATTACGACGACGTCGAGGTGCCGAAGAACATCAAGACGGCCGACGCCCGGGAGAATCTGCGCGCCAAGATCCAGGAGGCCACCTTCATCCTGGTACCTGGCGGACAGGAAACATACATCGGCACGCCGCACACGCACGATTCCATCTATCCGGAAATGATCGCCGCCGGCGCGGCTTCGCTGACAATCCCGCTTCTGGAAGACCAGATCCGGTACGAAGACACCACGAAGCGCACCCGCTACCCGGTTCCGTTCAAGCCTGGCGCAGACGGGCTGTATGTGATGCTGGGCATCTACAAGCATGCCCGGCTGCTGGTGGAAGGGCGCGACTATCGATACGAGCGCGGCGAGGTGGTATTCGCCAAACCGCCAGGCGGCGCTGTGCTGGACATCTACGCGCGGTGCTCTTGGCCGGAACGCTTCACGCGCGCGGAAATCGAGATCCGCCGCCAGAAAACCAGAACCCTGAACTATTGGGACTCGCAGTATCAGCTACAGGCCAAGCCAATCAAAGAATCGCGCTTGGATCCCGACCGAATCAAGGCATACGCAGTACACCCGACGGTGGAGCACGCCAACAAGTCGGTGCGCATGATGCTGGGCCGCGCGCAGATCGTAAGTGCCCGGGCTTACTGGGATTGTGCCTTGGGCAAGATCCACGGCGACGTATCGGCCTTCTCTTTGATGCTGGACGACGCGGCAGGGAACACCTATTGGCATGTCTGCCAGGCACTGATCGGCGAGTTTGCCGTGTTCTCCGACCAGCGCAATACCAAAATCGTTGATGGGCAGGTCCTTCAGGCTTGCCGCCTTATTGAGCGGTTCAACATCCCCAATGTGTATGTGGAGACAAACGGCAATGGTGCCTTCGTCCCGCAACTGCTGCGCCAGGCCCTGAAGCAGGAGAGGCTGCGATGCGGCGTCACTGACATCCAGGTCGGCACGAACAAGAACGAACGCATCCTGGACGGGCTAGAAGGCCCCATAAAGTCTGGTGTCCTATGGGCCCATGAGGATGTGCTAAATGGCCCCATGTACGACCAAATGAAGGACTGGAATCCGGCCATCAAGCAGCAGCCTGACGACTATCTGGACAGCGGCGCCGGCGCAATCCTGCAAGCGCCAGTGAGGGTCGGCCTATTGGTTCGGGAAAAAGTCGGGATTCCGACCCGCCCGGAGGGCGAAGATTGGCGCCCAAGCGGGGGTGTTCACGAGGTAACCCTCGAAATGTAGCCGGCACCTCTGTCGGCGCGTGCCGCCGGAGTGAATGCCGTGACCGTCCCCAGCCAAATCCCAGTTACCGAATACATCGCCAACGGCGTTACGGTGCTGTTCCCCTTCAATTTCCTTTGTTTTTCTGCTGCCGACCTGGAGGTGATGGCCGATCTGGTGCCCGTGGATCCAGTTAATTACACAGTTGCGGGCCTGAACGTACCGACAGGGGGTAGCGTCAACTTCCTGGTGCCACCCGCCAATGGCGTAAAAATCACGATCCGCCTGAGCGTAATTCTGAGTCGCACCACTGACTATCAGACAGACGGCGATCTACTTGCCGGGGTTGTGAATCGGGACTTTGATCGACTATGGCTGGCGCAGCAGGGCAGCGCCGTCGATCTGGATAGCGCGGTCAAATTCCCGCCGGGCGAACAGGCGGGCTATCTTCCGGCGGTGGATGACCGCAAGGGCAAGGCCCTTGTGTTCAACCCCACGACAGGGGATCCCGAGCCATCGGCTGATGACTATGTCAACCAGGCGGCCAATGCGGCGGCGAGCGCCGCGGCCGCGCAGCAATCCAATCTTGATGCGCAATCCGCCGCCGCTGCGGCCACCTCAGCAGCCAGTGCGGCGCAAAACTCCGCATCCAGCGCAGCCGATTCTGCCCAGGAAGCGGCGGAAGCCCTGACCGACATTGCATCCTTCGTGACTGTCGTTCCTTCCGGAAACATCGCCAGCACCAACGTGCAGGCGGCGCTGCAGGAATTGGACGCGGAAAAGCCCCAGAAGACCGAAGCACAGTGGTTCGGAAAGGCGATCGGCGAACCGTTCTTTCTGCAGGACGACATTGTTGGTATCTCGCCGCCTCCCACGAACAGCACGGAATATCGATTCATCCGACTGACTGCGTCGGATTCATATAACACCGGCGTTCTTACAAGCGAGTCGGTTTCCGGATCCTCACCTGAAATCACCGCGACCGCAGTAATCAGCCTGTCAGGAAGTCCTATCAACGGCGCTACGGTCCAGTTGATCAATACCGAGCGCCGATTTCTCCGCGCTGGCGGCGCCGGCACCCTGCAGAACAGCGATAACAAGGCTCACACGCACGGCGGCGCCGGTGGCGCAAGCTTCATCTTTGGCAGCAATGCCGGAATCACTGCTGCGGCCAGCGGCTCAGGCGGCACGACCTGGGGCGTGGCTGCCAATACGGCCAGCTCGGGCGGCACCGAGGCGCGCTCTCGCAACATCGGCGCCACCGCCTACATGAGGATCAAATAATGCCCTACGCAGCCAATGGCCAGATCAGCCACGACCCCATTCCCGGCGGCATCGCGATCACCCCCACGCAGTACGCCGAAGCGCTCGACGGCATGCTCGACGGCAAGGTCGTCACCGTGGACGGCGGCTTCAAGGTCGCCTTCCCGCCAGCGCCCGAGCCCGAGGTGCCCACCGAACCGCCGCCGGTCACCGTGGTGTCGCGCTTCCAGGCCCTGGCCGCGCTCATGCAGGCCGGCCTGCTGGATGACGTGACCGCCTGGGCCAACGCGCCCGCCACGGATCCGCTCTACAAACTGGCGTTCGACACGGCCACAGAATTCTCCATTTCCAGCCCGACGATGACCGCCGGCGCGGCCGCGCTCGGCTGGTCCAGCGCGCAGCTGCAGGCGCTGTTTGATGCAGCGGCGGAGATCGTGGCGTGATCCCCGAACCGCCGGGCCTGGGCGAAGACGCCAAGGTGATTCTGACGGCGCTGCGCGACATGCAGGCAGAGGCCCAGCGCGACAGCGACGCCAAGCATGAGGCCAATCGCAAGGAAATGCTGGCGCTGTCCGCCGCCGTGAAGACCGCGTTTCCCGACGGTGACTTCGACGGGCACCGTCGCTACCACGAGTTGCTGATCGCACGCGAAGAGCAGCGCCAGCAGATTCGGCGCGAAGTGTTGACCCATCTACTCAAGGGCAGCACCTGGGCCATGTTGGTGGGGCTGCTATGGATGGTGTTGCGGCACGCGAAGGACTATCTCAAATGAAAATGATCCAAGACTGGCGCCGCAAGTTCCCGCGCCTATGGAGCGTGCGCCTAGCGCTGCTGGCTGCGCTGCTGTCTGCCGTGGAGGTTTGCATGAATCTGTGGCTCACCGGCAAGCCGCCGCTGATCGTGATCGGCGCCGGCCTTTTCTCCCTCTGCGCGGCCATCTCGCGCGTCATATCCCAGCCGAGGCTGAATGATGAAGACCGGAGCTAAGCGTACCTTGCAGGGAACGGTAGGGGCTGGCGCCGCGGCCATCCTGCTTTCCATCGTGCCCAAGTTCGAAGGCATGATCTTGCGCGGGTACAAAGACCCAATCGGGATCGTGAGTGCCTGCGCAGGGCACACCAAGACGGCGGTGCTGGGCAAGCCGTACACGCCAGAGGAATGCGCCGCGCTGCTAGATCAGGATCTGGTGGAGCATGCCCAAGGCGTCCTGGCCTGCACGCCGGCGCTGGCCGGCCATACCAACCAGACCGCCGCCGCCGTGAGCTTTGCCTATAACGTCGGGGTGGGTGCGTACTGCCGATCGATGACGGCGCGGCGATTCAACGCTGGAGAGTGGGCGGGCGCGTGCCGGGCCATGAACCAGGCCGACAACGGCAAGCCGCAATGGGTCTGGGCCGACGGCAAGATTCTTCCTGGACTAGTGACGCGCCGTGCTGCTGAGCGCGCGCTGTGCGAAACGGGCCTGCCGAAATGATTCCTCGTGCCGCGCTGCCTTACCTGATCGGCGCTGCTCTGGTGGTGGCGGCCGTGCTGGGCGTGGGCTGGTACGGCGCGCATAGGGAGGCTGCTGGTGTTGCCCGCACGCAATTGGAGGCTGCGGCTAATGCCCGCCAGATCGAGGCGCAGTATCGGCGCCAGGAACAGGAAATGGTGGCCGACTACACGAGCCGCCTGGAGAAAGCCCATGAAGCAACCCGCCTATCGAACGCTGAGCGCGACCTTGCTGCTGGTGCTGCTGACGGCCTGCGGGACGCCATCGCCGCCCAGCGTGCCCGAGCCGCCAAAGCTGCCGCCCGCGCCGGCCTCTCTGAGCAAGCCGCTACCCGAGCCTGGGACGTTCTCAAAGCGTGCACGGACGAATATGCAGCGCTGGCAAGAGACGCTGACGCAGCAATTGACGGATTGAGAGAAGGGGATGCCTGGGCGAAGGCGGCGGCCAAGCGCTAGGCCCAGGCGGTCAGGATGCGGCGCGCAGATGCACCACCTTGCCGCGACCTGGCTGCAAACGCACTGGCCCCCATTTGTTTGGGTCGCCCAGCAGCTTGGTCAGGTGCGCGCCCAGCGCATCGAACGCCTCTCGACGCTGGGGCAGCATCTTCTGGCGCTGGTAGACCTTCACCAGCTGGGTTTGCTCCGCGTGGTTCAGGCACTTCTCCACGACGTTTTCGGCAATGCCCAGCTCGCCCATGATGGTGGCGCCCGTGCGGCGCAAGTCGTGCGTGGTCCAGGCGCCACCCGGCAACGACAGTTCGCCGCGCACCGTCAACCCCTGTTGCCCGTTGGACCTATCTTGGCGCACGGTGGCCTGGTGACTAAACGAGCGGTAGGATACGTGCCCGATGCCGCCCTTGCCGGGGATCAGGTAATCGCCGGGCCGCTGCTGCTGGCGCAAGGCGGTTAGCCAATACATGGCGAAGTCCGATAGCTGGATGACATGCTCACGGTTGGACTTGTTCTTGGCTGCCGGGATAGTCCATTCCCGCGCATCCCAATCCACCTCGCTTTCGCGGATAGCTGCGATTTCCCCGGCGCGCGCCATGGTAGATAGCGCGATCCAGTATGCGGCCTGCGCGTAGAGCGTCATGCCGGTGGCCGCCAGCAACTTGTCACGCAAGGTCTTGATCTCGTCGCCGTCCAGCACGCGATCGCGAACCACATCCTTGCCGCCCACCGTGGCCTTTCTTATCAGCGCCGCCGGGTTGACCTCAATCCAGTCCCGTTCAGTCGCATAGCCCAGCATCTGCTTTAAGTCGACCAGGACAGCGTTTGCCTGGGGGCCATGGCCGGCACGCACGATGGGCGCAAGCAGATCCAAGATGCGCGCCTTGGTCAGCGCGCCGATGCGGTCGTTGCCCGCCTTCGATAGGATGTGCTTGCGAACGCGTGACCGGCAGGCATAGACCCCTTTCGCGTTCCGCCGATGGGTAAGCGAGTCGGTTACCCATGTATCGAACAGCTTTTGGACGGTGTCAGGCTTACCCTCCACTTTGGATCCTGGATCGATCCCCTTTTGCAACTGCTGGCGCATCTGGGTGGCTTTCAGCCGGGCCTCTTGTAGCGAAACATCGGGGTAGGGCCCGAGCGATTTCTTGGCGGGCTTGCCGGCAGCCGATGTGTACCGAAAGATCCACAGCCGGGAATCATCTGGGCGAATCCGCAGAGACAGGCCAGCGCCATCGGTGAGCAGGTATTCCTTGTCGCGAGGTTTCGCGGTGGCCACCTTGCGGTCGCTCAAGACGTTTGTTGCCATGCAAGACCTCCGGGGTACATGCCAGGGTACAAGTTGGCACTTGCTTGGTGTGCACCGGCTTGTACTGGTTTTGACGAAAGCCGTTTTATATCATGGGCTTGAAAATTAGGTTTGAGCCGGTTGATACCCGTATGCACTCCGGGAATGCTATTTCCGCGAATATTCAATGGCCTGGGGTACGGCGCAAGGCCAGAAGTCCAAGACGCCAGTGGGTCTGGACTACGTGGATGAGCCGCCCGCGGACTTTTCCCAAGACGATTTTTGGCGTTGGGTGGAGCAGTCCACGGCATGGGACATTTTCAGCGGCGTGACCAATCCCATGGCGAACTCCTATGCGATGGCGTCCGCACAGCGCTGGCCAGGCAAAGGCTTGCCTCCTTACCGCGAAGTCAAGGCGTCGCGCACGGGCGAGCCGCTACGTTTTGCCGTGCGCGTGCGTTGGTCTGGTTCGGTACTGAAGACGACTGACGCGGACAGCGCGTTGGCGTCGCCGACCGGAATTTTTCGTTATGCCGCGCTGGGGCAGTCCGGCGGGATCACCGTGACCAGCGCGGCTGAAACGTATTTCTCGCGGCCCGAGCAACGGGCGGATCGCCGTGAAGAATTGGCCACCTTGTTTCGACCTTATTGGCAGGCACGTCTATCGGCGGTTACGCGCACGGAGACCCTGCTTGCCCGGAGGACGCCATGATGCAGAGATATGGGTATCCCCGTCCCGCACGGCAACGAGGGCAGGCGATCGTCGAGGCCCTGCTGATGCTGCCGCTGATGGCGGCGCTGGTTTGGGCGGTGTCTTGGGTCGGCGGGCTGCAGTTCTCGGCGCAACAGTTGCTGCAGGCCAGCCGCAAGACGGTGATGTCAGGCGCGATGGGGCAGGCCGTGGAGCCGCCGCACTCAATGGCGGCCGTTGGGCTGCGCCAGCGGGTCCTTGAGTTGCCCGGCATCGCGCCGCCGAACCTCTCTGTACTACAGCGCGAATGGTTCGGCGCAGGTTTGAGCTTGCTGTCGGTGTATGTGCGCTCGCGGCCCTTGAAAGAGGGGCGAACGCCTTTCATCGCACGCCATGCGCATGTGGCAATCGGCGCCGGCCATGCACATGGAGACGTCGACACGCATCGTCGTATTGGCAATGCACCGACGGCATGGCGTCGGGTTGAACGGGCATCGCTTGCGCAGGCCCGACGAGTAGGGGCTGCCACACGGCGCATGGAAAGCCCCTGGGGGCGGGCGGCGCTACAGACCGATTGGCTGTCGGCATGGGCAGATGTGGTGCCGCCTGAGCGGTTGGGAACACGTAAAGGACGAAAGCCATGAATGCGCGCTCAATGATTCCGATTCGCTGGACAAGGCCTGCCGTCGTCAACCTGATTCGTCCCTTGATGGCGATGATGTGGTTCGCGAGTTTGGCCGGGTCCTGCATTGCGCAGCCGTCCCTGTCCGCAACGACTGCCGCGGCATCCTTGATCCAGTTGCGCTTGCCGGAAGGGTCCACTCGCGCGATGTTGGCCGACCGCATGTGGCTTCATGGCCATCCAGCCCACGTGCTGGTGTTTGACGCACCCGTGGATGCCCGTGCAGTGGTCCGTGTGTTGGTGGATCAGCAGCCCGGTTTGTCCGATTTGAATGTGTTGCCAGGCCATCTCATCCTGTCTGGTTGGATCGATGACCGGCAATGGGTGGCGCAAATGCAAAGTGCGGGTCCGAGCCGGACGGTCGGCATGGTTTCTTCGCTGCGGGTGACGGCTCCCTCAAACCCCGTCGTGCCCGCCTGGCTGCCAGAGGGCGCAAGGTTGCGTCTTGATTTTGCCGTGATGGAGGCGGGGGTCAAAGTGTGGGAGCGCGTTTGGCAGCATTCTTTGCCGCCTTCTCGGATAGCACCATTGTTGGAAGCGGCCTTGTTGCGTGACGGGTGGCACCTTGAAGCGGACGACGGTGCTTTGCAATCATGGACACGCGCAGACCAGCGCATGCAGGTGTCGTTGGTGCCGTTGGATGCCGGCAGCGGCCTGCGGATTAGAAGGTGGGCGCCATGAAGGCCGCATTGATACGTGGCGTTTCCCGGTTGCGCCGCGCAGGCGTGTACGGGCTGGCGTTGATGGCCGGGCTGTTATCGGCCTGGGCCGTGCGTGAGCATGTGCAGCAACGGGTAGCGGCACTGGAAGCCGAAGCCCGCACACCCGTGGTCGAGCGTCTGGTTGCCGCCTATGACCTGGTGGCGGGAACGCGGCTGGAAGAGGCTGACGTGGCTATTCGCGAAATTCCGGTGCAGTGGGCCTCTTCCGCCAGCCTGGAACCCCTGGCATTGAGCAATTTGCTTGGCGGTACCCTGATGGCAGATGTCGCCCACGGCGAACCCCTGCTGAAGTCTCATCTGACATTCGCCATGCCGGCCCCCGCCCTGGCATCCCGATTGCGTTCGGGCCAGCGGGCGCTGACTGTCGCCGCGGCTGACCTTGGCGGCTTGGCCGAGATGCTGCATGCCGGCGATTCGATCGACATTTACGTGACCTTTCCCCATCGTCAAAAGGAGCTCACCGTGCCTTTGCTGCAAGGCATGCGCGTACTGACGGTGGGGGGCGGGGCCGACGATGAGGGTGGTGCAAGCGGCGTCGGCAGCATTACGCTTGCCGCCGATCCGGACCAAGCCATGAAGTTCGTTGCCGCCAGGCAGGCTGGATCGCTGACGGCCATGCTGCGTCATCGTGACGATGAGGCGGCTGTCGCTGGGTCTGCCCAGACAGATTTGGCTTCGCTCATTGGATTGGTGCCCGAGCCCGAGCCCGAGCCTGCGCCGGGTGTTGCGATCTTGTACGGGGACCGCATGCAGGCTCAATCGCCTGTTCCTTCTGACTCGGCCGCAATGGCGGGTATCGCATCGGAGCGGCCATGAGACACATCGTATTCATCCTGGGCGCAATCACTCTTTTCTTGACGTCCGTGACCGCCAGCGTCGCGCAAGAGCCGCAGGCGCTGGAGTTGCAGGTGGGTGAAACCCGGGTGCTGCCGCATCCCGGCGTGAAAAGAGTAGCTATCGGAAACGGGCAGGTGTTGAGCGCTGTTGCGGCCGAGGGTCGGGATGTCGTGATCTTTGCGCGCGCTGAAGGGGTGTCGTCCGTGCACGTCTGGGCGTCCGCAGGCAAACCGAAAGCCTATGAGCTGCGCGTTGTTCCCGCCGGCACGCCGCGTTTGCGGGTAGAGGTCGAGTCGCTGCTTGCCCGAATCCCCGGCGCGCGCAGCACCATTGTCGGAGGGCGGATCGTGATCGAAGGAGACGATTTGTCCGATGACGATCGGGCACGCATCGCGGCCTTGGCCGAACGTTATCCCGCCATCCTGGATTTCACGGGGCAAGTGGGATGGGACCGCATGGTGCTGCTCGATGTACAGGTTGTCGAGATTCCCACGTCGCGAATGCGCGAATTTGGCCTGCGCTGGGATGGGGTGAGCCAAGGCGGCGCGAACGTTGGCGTGGCTTGGGACGCCGGCTCACGCGGGCGCATGAGCCGGCCCGGCGAATCCATCATCGAGACCGCCGGACCGGTCTCGGCTGTCGCGGGCTATTTCGGGGTCAACGCCTTGCTGTCCGCGCGCATCGCCGCGTTGGCTCAAAGTGGCGAAGCCGTCATGCTGGCTCAACCGCAGCTACTGGCGCGAAGCGGCGCCAGCGCGACGTTTCTGGCGGGCGGCGAAGTGCCCTACACATCGACCGATTCCCGTGGCAATCCCACCACCTTGTTCAAACCATATGGAGTGTCACTCAACATCACGCCGCGCATAGACCGAAACGGCGTGATCCGTTCCCTGATCGAAGTCGAGGCAAGCTCTGTCGATACGTCGCTAAGCGTAGCGGGTGGGCCGGCTTTGCGCACGCGGCGGGCTTCCACCGAGTTCAACGTCAGATCGGGCAATACGCTGGTCATTGGGGGCTTCTTGTCGCGAGAGCAAAGCCAAGAGGTCAATGGCCTGCCCTGGTTGCAGAACATTCCCATCCTTGGGGCCTTGTTCTCGTCGCGTCGGTTTCAGCAGCGCGAGACCGAGCTGGCCATCTTTGTGACACCCAAGATCGTGTCGCAAAGTGAGCCCGGCATGCAGGATCGGGTGCGACGCGGCCGTGATGTGTTGAGCACGACGTTTCCAGAGCCGCCGCGCCTGGGCACCGCAACTCCCGCCACCGTCGACGCTTGGGATCCCTATGTGGGCGCGGGCTCGCAGTGGGTTACGCGCGATGAACTCCCTCAGACACCACGCCAAGAGTGATGCCATGCTCGACATCGAAATGACCTTTGAAGATTCGGGCGTTCGCCGACAGTTTGCGCCGACGCCGGTGCTGATCGGACGGGGCGCCCAGTGCGGCCTGCGTATCGTCAATTGGCGAGTGGGTCGGCAGCATGCCCGCTTGCTGCGTCAAGACAACGATATCGTTCTGGAGGATCTGGGCACCTTGGCGGGCACCATCGTGAACGGAGCAAGAGTGGTTCGTCATGCGCCGGTCCTGCCCGACGACGATATTCTGATAGGTCCTTGCCGCTTGCGAGTGAAATGGGTAGAGCCGGACGAAGCCGCGCCGGCCCAGGCCTTCGACGCTGTGCCCGTACCCTCCGATGCGGTGGTGGTGACCTCGTCCGAGACGGCTTCGCCCTCGATGGCCTCGACGCCGCCGTCGTCCATTGCACCACAGCGCGTGCAAGCACGGCGCCGCCTGCACGCGGCCTTGCTGGAAGCGCTGGACCTGCGTCGGCGCGACGTCGCGGGCATGAGCGACGGCATATTGCGTGCCGAAGCCGAGCGCTTGCTGACGCATATCGTCGCATCCGACGTCGATTTTCCCGACGATCTGGCCAAGCAGGCCTTGTGCAGAGAGGTGCTGGACGAAGCCGTGGGCTTGGGGCCTTTGGAGCCCCTGTTGGCGGCGCCCGACATCACCGAAATCATGGTCAACCGCTACGACGAGATCTATGTTGAACGCGCGGGGCGGCTTTGGCGGCATCCCGCCGCATTTACCAGCGAACAATCGGTGCGATGGGTGATCGAACGCATCGTCACGCCGCTTGGCCGTCGTATCGACGAAAGCTCGCCCATGGTTGACGCACGCTTGCCCGATGGATCCCGCGTACACGCCATCATCCCCCCTGTTGCGATGAAGGGGGCCAGTCTGACCATCCGCAAGTTTCCGCAGCGACGGCCCCAGATGTCTGATCTGATCGCGGCGGCATCCTTGAGCGAGGCCATGGCGCAGTTCCTGGCGCTATGCGTCAGGATGCGCAAGAACCTGGTTGTGTCCGGTGGCACGGGTTCCGGAAAAACGACTTTGCTGAACATCTTGTCCAACGAAATACCCGATGGCGAGCGGGTCGTCACCATTGAGGACGCCGCAGAGTTGCGGCTGAATCACGATCATCTGGTGGCGCTGGAAGCGCGCCCCGCCAATCAGGAGGGCAGGGGGCATATCGCCATACGCGAACTTGTGCGCAATGCGCTGCGCATGCGGCCAGACCGAATTGTTGTAGGAGAGTGCCGGGGCGCCGAAGCGTTTGACATGTTGACGGCCATGAATACGGGCCACGAGGGCTCGTTGACGACCTTGCATGCGAACTCACCTCGTGATGCCTTGGGCAGGCTGGAATCGATGGTCCTGATGGCGGGCCTGGACCTGCCCTTGTCCGTCGTGCGGGAGCAGATCGCCGCCAGCGTGGAACTTGTGGTGCAACAGGCCCGTTTGGCGGATGGCCGCCGAGTCGTGACGTCGATTGTCGAAGTCACCGGTATGGAAAGCGGGCGCATACAACTACTGGAGCTATTCCGATTTGATCGGACTGCGGGGTTCAAGGGGTGCGGAGCGTTGCCGGGCTTCTCGCAAGGCTGGGCCGACGATGGTGTGTCGATCGATCCAGCGTGGTTCACTGAAGCCTGGGCACCGAAGGGTTCGCCCTTGTCCAAGTTCGCACTGGGGCTGCCATGATCTGGTTGGCGGCGGCGGGTGCAATGTGCTGCGCTGCAGTGTTGGTGCTGCGTGCCCAGGCATGGCTTGCGCCGGCGTTGCGCCGCTACCGGGAGCTCTACACGCAGGACGCAGGCGTCCGGCTTAGCGAGGTGTTCCTGTTCATTGACCCTGCGCAGTTGTGGCTGGCGGCAGTCGCGTGCGCGGCCCTGTCGGCGACACTGGCTTTCTCGCTGACCGGCAGTGGCATCCTGGCGGCGTTGCTTTCCGGGCTGGCCTCGCGTGTACCTCGCATGACGGTTGAGATGCTGCGGCGCAAACGGGCACGCCGTTTTGAAGGCCAATTACCGATGGCATTGCTGATGCTGGCCTCGGCATTGCGCGCGGGCGTTGCGTTGCCCACGGGTTTGCGCCATGTCGTTGAGCAGAGCGCTGCGCCGCTGGCCCAGGAATTTGGCTTGATGCTGCGGGAACAGCGTTTGGGAGTGCCCTGGGATGCGGCGCTAGGGAATTTGCAGTCACGGATGCCTGCCGACTCCACCGCTTTGGTGGTGGCCGCCATGCGCATTGCGGCGCAGACCGGAGGCAATCTGGCCGAGGCACTGGAGAGCATCGCGCAAACCTTGCGTGCGCGTTTGCAGTTGCAGGCGAAGTTGCAGGCGCTGACTTCCCAAGGGCGTTTGCAAGCTTGGATAGTCGGGGCATTGCCCTTGGTTTTGCTTGCGGTATTGAATGAGCTTGAACCTGAAATCATGGGATTGCTGTGGCATACGCCCATGGGATGGGGCGTGCTCGCGATTGTGGCCGTACTGGAGACAGCGGGTGTGTTGCTGATCCGGCGGATTATCCGTATCGAGCTCTGAC
It contains:
- a CDS encoding type II secretion system F family protein translates to MIWLAAAGAMCCAAVLVLRAQAWLAPALRRYRELYTQDAGVRLSEVFLFIDPAQLWLAAVACAALSATLAFSLTGSGILAALLSGLASRVPRMTVEMLRRKRARRFEGQLPMALLMLASALRAGVALPTGLRHVVEQSAAPLAQEFGLMLREQRLGVPWDAALGNLQSRMPADSTALVVAAMRIAAQTGGNLAEALESIAQTLRARLQLQAKLQALTSQGRLQAWIVGALPLVLLAVLNELEPEIMGLLWHTPMGWGVLAIVAVLETAGVLLIRRIIRIEL